The genomic interval CAAATGCCTATATTATGTTTTTCGAACTGGATCTCTCACAGGCTGCCAGTCCGCCGGCCAACAGGCCCAATGGAGTGCGTTTGACCAACGGACACAGCACAATGCCAGTGCCGGCGGCGACTGTGTCTTCGCCTTCATTAACGCGTTTCATTGGTCCTCAACTGCCGCCGGGTGGAGCAAACGGTTACACCAATGGCAATGCCCAGAAAACCGCCATCCAGTTTAAGCAGCAAAACCAGCAGAACGGACTCCAGCTGGGGACCGGAAAGTTTCAGGACACTGCGAAGCCTCCACTGGTTGGCGCATACGCTAAAGGCGAAGCTACTTCAGCTCCCACTGCAAATGGTAACAAGAGTTCCTCCccaagcagcaacagcagcagcaaccacaaaTCAATAAACCAGCAACAATATCTGCCAATATCGTCGGACGATGAAGACATCGATGATGAGATGAAGCCCCGACCAACGACAGCCCAGCTACCGAGCATGCCCAATATGACGGAGGATAGTACGGAGCCTAAGGCAAAGTCTCCTGTAAAGATTCATTTAAAGACTTCCGTCAAAACGCCACTGAAAAGTCTAGTGCCCTACGAATCCGCCtctgaggaggaggaggcgccTCTACCGAATCCCCGCCAGAGTCCAGGAGGGGAGGATTTTAGCGAGTCGGACCAAGAGTCTGGCCAGACCAATGGTCACAGTAAGACCAATGGCAGCCTCACCAACGGCTCAGCCTCGTCATCGGTTCACGTTaacaacagcaaacaaaaGACTGATGCCATAGACGAGATATTCAAGAGCCTGAAAAAGTCCGCAGACAGTGAAGAGGACGACGATGAGGAGGAGCCCAGCATTCAGCTAACGAATGGCTGGCACCCACAGAAGCAATCACAGTCTCAAAGCAAAGCACCACCATCGCCCAAGACGCCACCCTCGCCAGCGGTCATCAAATCGAAGACGGGCATCTGGAAAGTTACGCGTAACGATGAGGTCGATGCCatcgacgatgatgatgacgccGTGGTGGTGGAGGGAGCGCCGGTGAAAATTCCAACGCCCAACAAGACCCATCGCAATCCCTTCTCGAGTAGCAAACCCTCCACGGACTCGCCCGCAACGCCAGGCGCCAAGCGCCAAAAGTTGCTCAACGGCAGTGCGCTCAAGTCGCACCAGCAGCCAAGGGTGGGCAATGGCTACCAGAGCAATGTCACCTCGAATGGAAGCACCGTCAATGAGCTGCTGAAGCAATCGTATCGTGGATACGGCGCCTCCGTGCTCAGTTGGAATGGCAAGCCCGCGGAGCTCGAAAAGGAGGTGAGTTCAGAGAGGCATTTTCTTGAAGTGCTTATCTATCCCTTGTAACCATGTCACTAACGTTGATACTAAATCTATGCATGGTAAACACTTTCTTTGGGTCTGTGCTTCAAAAATAACAAGTTGCTGGTTTAATACGATGGAAACATACATAAATTGGTTCTCTTTTGCTGTTTTTCCTAAATCTTTATTCTTTAACTGGCTGTTTGGTcttcctttttgttttctatGTCGTTCGCTTAGCTGTTGCATAAATTGCAATTCGATTGAGTTGATTTACTAAACGAACTTGTTTgtaatttgcatttgtttcCACATTATCCCCATTCATTTAGCCTTTTGAGTTGGTTTGTGCGAAACGGATAGCTGGTCACGGCAGTGTGGAAGGCAGCGATATCGTCGAGGGCTCGGTGGCAGTCGACGCGGCAGTGACTAGTAGCAGTGACAGTAACGACGTGGTCGTAATTGCAGTGGCGGTATCAGACGCGACCGCTGACGCACCCGATCCGGATCGTCTCACGGACGGCCGGTAGGAGGCAGAAGCGGCGGCGGCAGAGGCGACGCTTCTTCTGTTTCCCCACTAAGCTCACACCAcacaaaacaaatacaaacaaTACGATTACCCCGAATAGTCTGTGATGACTGCGTTGCTGGTATCCGTTCCCAACCGGGCGGGCACCACAATGCGTCCTCTGTTCAGCGAGTGTGAAAAGTGTAGAGAGAGTTGCAAAAGTCATTGCGGGAGAGAGTGACTGCACCAGAGCCTAGGTAATTGACCCGATGACTCCGCATCCGTGTCCCCGTGCAATGAAGCTTATGATTTGACTGCTGGCCGGCACGTTGTTTCTTTCATTTCACCCGCCTGATACGCCATAAATTCAACCGTTGTGCCGTTACCGTTTTGCCTGATAACCTGTCACCGTGAACCGTAAACCGTAAGCCACTCACCCATTTCGATTAGACTGTGCATATTCCCAGTGCTTGCTCGCGAGCGTACCGCACTCATCTGCATAAGCTCCATTACCTAGCGCatgccagccagccaaccagccTGCCCATTCACAAGGTCCGAACTCTAGCCTAATGCTTGATATTCTGTTTTCCGCAGCTACTGGTGGATGCGCGcgagcagcggcagcgggaCCTCGACGACGACGAAGAGAACGAGATGGATCGAGGACGTCAGCGGAAGGTGAAGTCCGGTTCGGCTAAGGGAaacaatgccagcaacagcacgCCCGGCTACAATCCATTCCAGGAGTACGAGGGCCAGAAGCGCTGGAACAAGAACGGCGGAGGTGGTGGCTTTTCTCGATTCTACAATCAGAACTATCGCCAGAACTTCCAGCAGCGCAACAAGTTCAAATTCAACCGCTTCGGAGGAGCAGGCAGCGCGAAGTTCCAGCAGCAGCGAGCCCTGCAACGACACTTGTCCGCCGGCGGTGGCTTCAGTCGGCGACAACCTTcggcgcagcagcaacagcaaaccTAACTGGATGCGGATAGGCAAGGGTCAGGAGAAAGAGAAGACGGAGCGGAAGAGGGAGACGCCGATGCGACTGCGGCGTGTGCATTTGTTATTGGATTTCAATTTCGCATGAGTTTTGTAAACGTTTTTTAACTGCTGATGATGAACATATTAGAAGTAGGAGTAGGCGTAGGACTGTAAGCTATAAGCTAGAGCATAATTGTTGCCCCCCAAAATCATCCCCAACCTTCACCCAAGCACACAGCCCCATTAGAAACTAAGGCTATCATTAAGTACGATAAAAAGAAATGCAAGATTGTGTTTGGCTGAATTCGTTTTTATTGCATTGGATCGGTATCCTTGCACCAATCGGGTGCTGGGGATACCGCTTTAATGGCGCCAATAATCAAGCAACAAGGTTACCGCTCTAATgtttcatttttaaaaaatgttaacCCCGTAAAGGCAAACACTAAACAGGCTGCACAACTGCGCAGAATGGAAATAAAGCAACCCAATACGTTAAGAACCTATCCCTAAACAGCATGCAAGCAAAATTTGTACATAGATTTCGAGACTAGACCTAGGACCcatgaaaaatttattgtaattttaGCGGCGACCCCCTTTTATTTATAGAGCATAACCGAACGGCGGCGAGCAGCGATATTGCCAATGTTAAtaacccaaaaaaaataaagtatgTTGGATGTATATGTACCATGAATACGACGGAGAAATGTGTACGCGAGCGGTGAAAGAAAAGATCTGCCGCATCGGCGTATTAGCAAAATTATTGTACAAGCCAGGAATTATACAGTTTATTTGATCAACTAGAGTAATAGTAAATAAACCGTAAAACAAACTATGCTAAAAGCTAAACTTAGTCGGCATTCCGTTTGCGTCGCAGCTCCTTCTTGTTGACCATCCGACCCTTTCGGTACTTGGTCTGGTTGGCCTTTCCGTACTTGAGCTGCTTGCGCTGGTGCTTGGGAACGCTCTTGATGGTGTTGTTGCGGTCCCGTTTGGCCTTCTTCTGGTTGTTCTTCTTGTCCAGGCGCTCCTTCTGCTTGAACAGCTTGCTCTGGTGCATTTTCTTCAGCGTTTTGGTCTTCATCAGGCGGTCGAGATCCTTTTTGCTCTTGATGTCTGGCAGCGTGGAGTTGTTGCCCTTCTTGGCCTTCGGCTCCTCTTCGTCCACCGGCTTGGATTTacgtttgcgggcgttgggATCGAAATCCATGCCGGGTATTCTATTGGCCTGGTCGGCCTCGTCCTCCTCGCTCTGGTCAGGCTGCTCCTCCGGCTCGCTTTCCTCTGCCGTGTTGGCACCCAACATATTGCGCTTGGCGGCCAGATCGTTAGTGGTCAGCTCCACGATCTTCACTTGCACTTCGTCATCTTCGTAGgtctcctcctgctgctctgCCTCCTCGGCCTTGTCCTCCTCGGTGAGTTCGCGCAGTGGTTCGAAGGACTTCTTCAGGTGGTTGAAGCCATCCTTTACCTCCTGCCGTATCCGCTTGCGTTCGTTCTTGAGGTTTCTTTCCAGCTCTGCCTTTGCACGCGATCGTCGCTCATTCTTTCTTTTCCGGAAGCCACTGAGGAACTCTCTGCGGGATTCGGATGTGGGCATTAGTATCCTCTGGGGATTCTTTGTCTCCTCACTTACATGCGTTTCTTGTTGTCGAAGACAACCTCTGTTTTCTTCTTGGGAGCCTTTTTCCTGGTCATTTTCAAAAATTGTGCTATTcgtttttgtttacgttttcaACATGTGCGAGAGCGGCCAGTGTTACCAGATGGGCAAAATACTTTTCCCCGAAACGAAAGGTGCgttaaaattcaaaaatgttttaaaagcAATTTTTAAAGTGATGCGTTTCTTGGTTTTTACCTTTAATTTGTTGGTATCATATGTCATAGAAAGCATTCAGTACAggttttaatttcaattagttttatttttaaacttttcaAATCGCTTTTCGTATATATATCACATGATTATATGTTCAAGTTCAACAAGTTCTTCTAAAGAAGCATTAACATTACACAATCGTAAGACTATATCTAGGGAACTTCGTACAACACTACGATCTAGAACTAATCAAAATACAATTAACGATATATTTTGTTGCCATATGTATCTGGTATTCGTTTCTTAACTGATATATATTGGGTTTATCATAAATTCATTCGGTTTGCGTTGCTCGCTGGCACCGTACTCACTCACTCGTCGTCATATTCCAGGACGAAGAGTTTTTTGCGTCGGAACGATGAGGTGTCCAGTACCTTGGCGGAAGACAGGGCGGAGCATGGACTCTCGAAATCGTGTACCTGAACGTACCTGCCCATTGAATCCACACTGAAAGCAGATGGGTTACATGCTAGTCCGAAAGGTAAGCGATTCAAGGTACTCACTTATTCTTTAGCAAATCCAGACGGGATTTGCCTTGGTTTGTGTTCAATGGCGTGGAGTTTATTACGTTGGGGCTACCCTGATTGGAGAGGTCCAGCGGGTCCTCGCCGGAAAGGAAGTCGGAGGCATAGCAGTCACGATTGGCAATGGGTGTGGATCCTACCAGCTGGAACTCCACCCGAGGCACCAGAGGCACTCCCTTTGACGAAGGCGAGGATGGCTCTATGTTAATGTTGGGCTGTGAGGCCGTTATGGGCTTGCATAGGTGCAGGACCTCCAGGAAGTATAGAAGGTAACGAAAGGCGGCTGTTTTCCAATTGCACATTCTTCCCCAAACGGCACGGCGAGATCGCCTAAAACTACGCGACTGCAAGTTGTCAAGAGTTAAGATTGATTCTCAAAGATGTGCTTGGGAATGCTTACCAGCATGCTGAAGTTCATTAGCGACTTGCGCTTCTTTTGCAGGTACTGCAGCTTGGGATGTGAGAGTAGCTGCTCGGCCGTCGGCCTCTGCGCAGGATCGGGCTTCATCATGGACTTAATTACCGACTGCAGCTCCAGTGATATTTCTGTGCGAAGAGAAAGGCTTAAGCAACCTGCCATTTAAGTAGGAAGCTAGTCGCAACTCACTGTTTATGAACTCCTCGGGCAGGATGCCGTGCCTCAGTTCGTGCCACAGTGGGCCGTTGGAAGGAAGATCCATGTAGCACGCCAGCTCTAGCATGGCGATGCCCAGACTAAAGATGTCCGCAGCCTTGGAGAAGTGACCCTGCAGAATCTCTGGAGCCATATACCTCGAATCTCCCTCCGTGGCGTGATGGCTGTTGGCCCTGTCCACATCGATGACCAGTCCGAAGTCTGCCAGCTTGCATGTTTCGTCGTCCTCACCGATCAGAACGTTGTCCAGTTTAATGTCCAGATGGATGAGATTCCGGTCGTGCAGCGACTTGAGTCCTCGCAGCAGATCCAGCAGAATGTGCCAGATGCGCTCCTCCGGTATCCTTTGGCAGCGAAGCAAGTACTGCTCCAGGCTTTCGCGGCACAGCTCCATTTGCATGTACAGCCGGTCGTACTGCTCCCAGGCGCGGATAAACCGGATGCAGTTCTCATGGCCGGAGAACTCCTCGTAGCGCCTCACCTCTTTCAGCCGCTCGGCGCGGTACTGTTCGCCGCGGAACAGCTGCTTGGAGATCTTGACAGCATACAACCGGCCGTCGGTGCGATCGCGCACCTGGTACACCTCGCCGAAGGATCCTTCGCCCAGTTTGGCCAGCCTTTCGAAGCACTGCTCGAAGTGTGACAGGGACAGGGTGCTCAGCTCGGCCTGGACTGGCGACGAGGGCAGCGTACTGGAATCCGAACACCCGGCGTCACGAAAGGAGATCGCGTGCGCGATCTGGGAACTGTTGGTGCTACAGGAGCCCAGCGATTGGCTTCGGTTCAGATTGTTGTTGTCCACGGCGACGTAGCCACGCGTCTTGTACTTGGGCGGCCGGAAGCGATTGCTGTTCTCCCCATTGCACTGTTTGTGTCTGTGTTTGTCGTCGTGCAATTCCGGGAGGGGCAGTCGATGatgcttttccattttcaattttgggTGTCTTTTCTTATGAGTGGGCGAGTGTGACCATATCGTGTGACCGGCGAAATCCTGGCTTCTTCGCTTGGGACAATAAGAGCCGGCTAATTCACATGTATCTAATTATTTTGATCTTTATTGGggtataattatttgtttcaATTAACTCCAGCTCCTGTAATTGTGTACAGTTATTACAAACACTTGAAACGTTTCTTAAATGCCTCGAATAATCATATATCGTAAATAGAGATGGGAGAGATGAGTAAGTGACTGAACAAAACAAACAGTgaactatttttaaaaactttattctaatttaatttcctTAATGAATATTGGTGAACAATTACCTAAATAGCTATATAGTGGAATCATACCTTTATGTATAGGCCGCTATTTCAAGGAAAAAATGATATTTGCGAATACGATATAATTCAAGTGTGCCGCCCAAATgcggtatttttttttaatcattGCCATAGACAAATGGTATTTGCAGTATTATGCCCTTAGGTACCTGGTATATTTTAACGGTCCAGCTGCGGCCGCACTGAGTTTATTAACAACATAGAAAACAACAAATTTATTAGCAAAATGGTTAGCAGAAATATAGAAAGGTAAATACGGCGCCCAGTTACGTGGATGCAGTGGAATTACGCAACGCTTTCCATCTGGGTGCAGCCAAATCGCAGTTCCCAAGTGCACCTGCCCTGGTTATGCAATTTAGTAGGCGGCTTCTTCATTTATCTCGTCCGGACAATGGCTTCTCTGCTTCGGTTGTTCTGAGCGCTTGATCTTGACCTTAACCTTGAGCTCCACATCAAGATAACCATGATTGATTCGTGTATTGTTGTTCTACTTGTGCAGCACCAGTAAGGTGCCCACTTTCCATGTCATCCGCGAGGTCTACGACAGCTCCAATGCCCACGAAAGATTCGAGGCTGAACTGGACAAGGCGCTGGAAGCCAAGGTGGACTTCATCGTTATAGAGCCGCCTCGGCTGGGCGACGAAACTGGTGAGCACTAGGTAGTGCCTCCTTTGAAAGCACAGTATTGATTTCATATCTTCACAGGTCGTTGGATTTGGGTGGGCAATTGCCTGCACAAGACGGCGGTGGCCACTGGAGTGGTTTCCCTGGTGGCCAGCTTGCTGTGGCGGGATCGCCCCATCATCGCAGCTCCCGCTTGTGCACTCTCGATTTTTTGCACAGGACTGTACACGGTCTCCTGGAACTATGATCCTTGTTGTCAATATCAGGTATGAAAGGAAAAGTTCTGGATATTCTCGATTGAGCAGCTCACTTTGGTTGTGCTTTCCAGGTGGAAAATAATGACGCCGTGTTGGAGAAACTGCCACTGACAGATGTCTCCTCGCCTGTGATTTTGGGCTACTCGCCCAactcaaaaaccaaatacttGCACCGTGGCGTATCCTTTCTCTCGGCTGCCCTGTGCGCCTGGCAGATTTGGAGGTCCTACAAGTAGGGGTCGCAAAGGAGCCCCTGATATGGCCAGCTGCTGGATTAGGCCTGTCCCCTGCGGAGGCGTAATACCTAATAAGTTAAGTTTAGGCACATAGGCGAATGCATTTCTTTTAGATTTTCGAACGATTTTAACACAATGTATTGTCTTTCGTGAAACTTTTAAATGTTCCCATAACCAGTGTCCATGTCTAGTGTTCCCGTGGCTGCCACTTGCACTGGCTAGCATGCTCAT from Drosophila mauritiana strain mau12 chromosome 3L, ASM438214v1, whole genome shotgun sequence carries:
- the LOC117140931 gene encoding transmembrane protein 11 homolog, mitochondrial, yielding MVSRNIESTSKVPTFHVIREVYDSSNAHERFEAELDKALEAKVDFIVIEPPRLGDETGRWIWVGNCLHKTAVATGVVSLVASLLWRDRPIIAAPACALSIFCTGLYTVSWNYDPCCQYQVENNDAVLEKLPLTDVSSPVILGYSPNSKTKYLHRGVSFLSAALCAWQIWRSYK
- the LOC117140924 gene encoding ubiquitin carboxyl-terminal hydrolase 36 isoform X1: MPVSMAVCETANVVNAALRESLGGNSSAGSSTDQAKSGEDTNGSLQNHIVANAKRILMAKIEYEEVPNYHESVLENLKSKYIVIKPGNPGAINGFSGKNNTGKLVGANGHDNNGARKQAEHPNNQSHHNHPHPTSNPNELPKPKRVLYPRENIRIGWKQSERKWQVGTGMINVGNTCYLNSTLQALLHIPALANWLVSEQAHLADCNVAEPGSGCIICAMAKTLLATQSNQSAVRPFLIYSKLKQICKHMVVGRQEDAHEFLRFLVEAMERAYLMRFRNYKELDQLVKETTPLGQIFGGYLRSEVRCLSCNHVSITFQHFQDLLLDIRKADSLEDAFEGHFSRERLEDMGYKCEGCKKKVSATKQFSLERAPITLCIQLKRFSMIGNKLTKQISFKPRIDLSKYAARSPAAQAQPLTYRLVSMVTHLGASQHCGHYTAIGSTDTGSFYNFDDSYVRPITMQNVCNTNAYIMFFELDLSQAASPPANRPNGVRLTNGHSTMPVPAATVSSPSLTRFIGPQLPPGGANGYTNGNAQKTAIQFKQQNQQNGLQLGTGKFQDTAKPPLVGAYAKGEATSAPTANGNKSSSPSSNSSSNHKSINQQQYLPISSDDEDIDDEMKPRPTTAQLPSMPNMTEDSTEPKAKSPVKIHLKTSVKTPLKSLVPYESASEEEEAPLPNPRQSPGGEDFSESDQESGQTNGHSKTNGSLTNGSASSSVHVNNSKQKTDAIDEIFKSLKKSADSEEDDDEEEPSIQLTNGWHPQKQSQSQSKAPPSPKTPPSPAVIKSKTGIWKVTRNDEVDAIDDDDDAVVVEGAPVKIPTPNKTHRNPFSSSKPSTDSPATPGAKRQKLLNGSALKSHQQPRVGNGYQSNVTSNGSTVNELLKQSYRGYGASVLSWNGKPAELEKELLVDAREQRQRDLDDDEENEMDRGRQRKVKSGSAKGNNASNSTPGYNPFQEYEGQKRWNKNGGGGGFSRFYNQNYRQNFQQRNKFKFNRFGGAGSAKFQQQRALQRHLSAGGGFSRRQPSAQQQQQT
- the LOC117140930 gene encoding nucleolar protein 12, whose protein sequence is MTRKKAPKKKTEVVFDNKKRIEFLSGFRKRKNERRSRAKAELERNLKNERKRIRQEVKDGFNHLKKSFEPLRELTEEDKAEEAEQQEETYEDDEVQVKIVELTTNDLAAKRNMLGANTAEESEPEEQPDQSEEDEADQANRIPGMDFDPNARKRKSKPVDEEEPKAKKGNNSTLPDIKSKKDLDRLMKTKTLKKMHQSKLFKQKERLDKKNNQKKAKRDRNNTIKSVPKHQRKQLKYGKANQTKYRKGRMVNKKELRRKRNAD
- the LOC117140925 gene encoding membrane-associated tyrosine- and threonine-specific cdc2-inhibitory kinase, which encodes MEKHHRLPLPELHDDKHRHKQCNGENSNRFRPPKYKTRGYVAVDNNNLNRSQSLGSCSTNSSQIAHAISFRDAGCSDSSTLPSSPVQAELSTLSLSHFEQCFERLAKLGEGSFGEVYQVRDRTDGRLYAVKISKQLFRGEQYRAERLKEVRRYEEFSGHENCIRFIRAWEQYDRLYMQMELCRESLEQYLLRCQRIPEERIWHILLDLLRGLKSLHDRNLIHLDIKLDNVLIGEDDETCKLADFGLVIDVDRANSHHATEGDSRYMAPEILQGHFSKAADIFSLGIAMLELACYMDLPSNGPLWHELRHGILPEEFINKISLELQSVIKSMMKPDPAQRPTAEQLLSHPKLQYLQKKRKSLMNFSMLSRSFRRSRRAVWGRMCNWKTAAFRYLLYFLEVLHLCKPITASQPNINIEPSSPSSKGVPLVPRVEFQLVGSTPIANRDCYASDFLSGEDPLDLSNQGSPNVINSTPLNTNQGKSRLDLLKNNVDSMGRYVQVHDFESPCSALSSAKVLDTSSFRRKKLFVLEYDDE
- the LOC117140924 gene encoding ubiquitin carboxyl-terminal hydrolase 36 isoform X2 gives rise to the protein MLHSLVPRYNKCVPFPTLRTDNNGARKQAEHPNNQSHHNHPHPTSNPNELPKPKRVLYPRENIRIGWKQSERKWQVGTGMINVGNTCYLNSTLQALLHIPALANWLVSEQAHLADCNVAEPGSGCIICAMAKTLLATQSNQSAVRPFLIYSKLKQICKHMVVGRQEDAHEFLRFLVEAMERAYLMRFRNYKELDQLVKETTPLGQIFGGYLRSEVRCLSCNHVSITFQHFQDLLLDIRKADSLEDAFEGHFSRERLEDMGYKCEGCKKKVSATKQFSLERAPITLCIQLKRFSMIGNKLTKQISFKPRIDLSKYAARSPAAQAQPLTYRLVSMVTHLGASQHCGHYTAIGSTDTGSFYNFDDSYVRPITMQNVCNTNAYIMFFELDLSQAASPPANRPNGVRLTNGHSTMPVPAATVSSPSLTRFIGPQLPPGGANGYTNGNAQKTAIQFKQQNQQNGLQLGTGKFQDTAKPPLVGAYAKGEATSAPTANGNKSSSPSSNSSSNHKSINQQQYLPISSDDEDIDDEMKPRPTTAQLPSMPNMTEDSTEPKAKSPVKIHLKTSVKTPLKSLVPYESASEEEEAPLPNPRQSPGGEDFSESDQESGQTNGHSKTNGSLTNGSASSSVHVNNSKQKTDAIDEIFKSLKKSADSEEDDDEEEPSIQLTNGWHPQKQSQSQSKAPPSPKTPPSPAVIKSKTGIWKVTRNDEVDAIDDDDDAVVVEGAPVKIPTPNKTHRNPFSSSKPSTDSPATPGAKRQKLLNGSALKSHQQPRVGNGYQSNVTSNGSTVNELLKQSYRGYGASVLSWNGKPAELEKELLVDAREQRQRDLDDDEENEMDRGRQRKVKSGSAKGNNASNSTPGYNPFQEYEGQKRWNKNGGGGGFSRFYNQNYRQNFQQRNKFKFNRFGGAGSAKFQQQRALQRHLSAGGGFSRRQPSAQQQQQT